The Saccharolobus shibatae B12 genomic interval AGTGGACCCTTCTATGTATATGATCCATCTCAATGTATATTATGTGGAAGATGTGTTGAGGCTTGCCAAGATTTTGCAGTAAACGAGGTAATATGGATTAATTGGGATCTCAATCCCCCAAGGGTAGTTTGGGATAATGGTAATCCAATAGGTAACTCCTCATGCGTCAATTGTGGTACATGTGTTACTGTTTGCCCAGTTAACGCATTAATGGAGAAGTCAATGTTAGGGGAGGCTGGATATCTCACTTGGATTAATAAGGATTTAAAGAAAAAGGCAATAGAGGCTATAGGGAAAGCTGAGGATAACTTTAGCTTATTAATGACTTTTAGTGAAATTGAGGCTAATGCTAGAAGTTCGCAAATAAAAAAGACTAAAACAGTGTGTATATACTGTGGTGTTGGATGTTCATTTGAGGTTTGGACCAAGGGTAGAAAGATATTAAAAGTTGAGCCAAAACCAGAATCTCCTGCAAATGGTATTCTAACTTGCGTAAAGGGTAAGTTTGGATGGGATTTCGTAAATAGTCCGGAGAGAATTACTAAGCCTTTAATAAGGGAAGGAGATAGATTTAGAGAAGCTAGTTGGGATGAGGCAATCTCGTACATAGCTAAAAGATTAAAGGAGATCAAGGAGAGGTATGGTCCAGATTCCATAGGTTTCATAGCCTCAGACAAGATGAGCAATGAAGAGGCATATCTATTACAGAAACTGGCAAGAGGTATAATAGGTACTAATAATGTAGATAACTCAGCAAGGTATTGTCAAGCTCCAGCAACAATTGGGTTATGGAGAACAGTGGGAATAGGTGCCGATTCGGGTACAATTAAGGACATTGAAAACGCTAACCTAATTATAATTGTTGGACACAATACCACTGAGAGTCATCCCGTGATAGGAAGTAAGGTAAAGAGGGCTAAGAAGATTAAGGGTTCAAAGATTGTGGTAATCGACGTTAGGAAACACGAGATTGCTGAAAAGGCTGACTTGTTTATCAAACCTAAGCCTGGTACTGATGCAGCAGTTTTAGCTGGTGTTACTAAATACCTTATTGATCAAGGATGGGTTGATAAGGAATTTATCGATAAGAAGGTTTATGGCTTTGAGGAGTTTAAGGAATCCATTAAGGGATTCACATTAGATTACGTGGAAAGTATAACAGGTGTTCCTAGAGAGCAAATAGTTAAACTTGCTGAAATGGTTCATAATGCAAGTAGTGTAGCAGTGCTATGGGGAATGGGAGTAACTCAACATTTAGGCGGAGCTGATACTTCAACGATAATTTCAGACCTATTGCTCATAACTGGAAATTACGGGAAGCCGGGTAGTGGGGCATTCCCAATGAGAGGTCATAACAACGTTCAAGGAGTTAGTGATTTCGGTTGTTTACCTAATTATTTACCCGGATATCAAAAACTAGAGGATGAAAATGTAATAGGGAAATTCGAGGAAGCTTGGGGTGTTAAGTTAAACAGAAAAGCTGGATTACAGATTCCAGAAATGATTGAAGGTGTACTGGAAGGGAAAACTCGCGCGCTATATATAGTTGGCGAGGATACTGTAATGGTTGATTGTGGAACTCCTTTAACTAAACAAGCTTTAGAGAAAATAGACTTCCTAGTGGTACAAGATATGTTCATGACTGAGACTGCAAAGCTAGCTGATGTAATATTGCCTGCAGCTGCTAGCCTAGAGAAGGATGGTACGTTCGTTAATACTGAAAGGAGAATACAAAGGTTTTACAAGGCTATGGAACCAATGGGTGATTCTAAACCTGACTGGGAAATAATACAAATGGTTGCTAACGCGTTAGGAGCCAATTGGAGCTATAAACATCCAGCAGAGATAATGGATGAGATAGCAAAACTATGTCCTATATTCGCTGGGGTTAGCTATTCAAGATTAGAAGGGTTTAATAGTCTATTATGGCCTGTTAATGAGGATGGTAGCGATACTCCACTGCTTTACACAAATGCCTTTGCTACTAAAGATGGTAAGGCTATACTTTATCCGTTAACTTGGAAGCCACCGGAACTTAAGGATGAGGTTCACAAAGTGACTGTAAATACTGGAAGGGTATTAGAGCACTTCCATGTAGGTAATATGACTAGGAGAGTTGAGGGTTTGAGGAGAAAAGTTCCCGAGACGTTTGTAGAGGTATCTAAAGAGTTAGCCTCTAAGTACGCCATCAAAAACGGTGACCTTGTGCTTGTCAAGTCCAAATTCGGTGGAGAAATTAGAGCAAGGGCTATAGTTAGTGATAGGGTAGAGGGCGAAGAAATCTTCATACCTCTATATGCATCTGATCCTTCCAAAGGTGTAAATAACTTGACTGGGTTAGTGATAGATAAGGCTAGTGGAACCCCAGGGTATAAGGATACGCCGGTTGTTATCGAGAAAATAGAGGAGGGCAAGGGTGAAAGCCCCTTACCCTTAGATAATTGGAGATTTCACGTGAATGAAAGGAGAAGACAAATAGGCATAGAGGTGGAGAAGAAATGGAAGAGGGAGGAGTTCAAACCATTGACAAGCTAATTGAACAATTAATTGAGAGTAGAGAGGCCATCGAGAGCTTTTTAAAACTAATTAACGCTCTACAAAAGACTGGGATCTTGCCATTGCTAGTAGGAATTGTGAATAGTCTCGACCACAATTTGGCCTTTTTAGCCGAGCAAAACGCAATGTTGATAAGGAATGTTAATGTAATATATGGTGTACTTAGTGGGAAAGAGGAAGCTAAGGATATTAGTTTAACTGAATTAATTAAACAGCTTAACGACCCAGACGTAAAGAGAGGACTATACTTATTACTAAAGATACTTAAGGCGATTGGAAGTGCAGGTAAAGAAGTTTAACTTAGTAAGGGTTAAGGAGAATGAGGAATATAAGGATAACGATTTCGTTGCAGTAGAGGAACCATTAAATATTAGGGTTTGTTATGAAAAGTGTGAAGATTTCGCCATAATAATGAGAACACCAGGGGATGATAAGGAACTCTCGTTAGGTTTTTTATACTCTGAAGGTGTAATAAACTCTATTCGTGATGTTGAAAGTGTTGAGCAAGTGAAAGATAACGTTGTCGAGGTTAGATTGAATAAACCAGTTAAAGTGAGGATAAGGGACTTAATTGTGAATTCAAGTTGTGGAGTTTGTGGTAGAGCCTTTCTATATACGTTAAATATACTCAAGTCGGATCTGAAAGTCAAAAAAGAGCTGATTTTTTCATTTCCAGAGAAATTGAGAGAGAAACAGAGTGTGTTTAACGTTAGCGGAGGTCTCCACGCTACAGCGTTATTTGATCCCAACGGAGAATTATTACTTATATATGAGGATGTGGGAAGACATAACGCTGTTGATAAGGTTATTGGTAAACTTCTATTAGAGGATAAGGTTCCAGCAAGTAATTACATTATGCAAGTTAGTGGAAGGTTAGGATATGAGATCGTTAGCAAAGGGATAAAAGCTGGAATACCGATAATATGCGGAATTTCAGCTCCTACCAGCCTAGCTATAGAAATTGCCGAAGAAGCTGGACTAACTCTCATAGGCTTTTTAAGGGGAAAAAGTTTCAACATTTACACCCATGATGAAAGGATATTTTAGATATAAATATCCATCCCAGCCGGAGAGGTTTTCGGTTATAACTTTTTAACACTATTAATAGGTAGTATTTTAAACCTATCTATCAAAATGTAACTTATGAATTATACATACTTGCTAGAGGAAGTTAGTTTATCCATGGTTTCAATTGTAGGTAGAAAAAGCGCTTACCTAGGTGAATTATATAAGATGGGATTTAACATTCCTAAAGGGTTCATAGTGTCGTCAAGAGGAGTAAATGAGGCAATTAAGGATCTTGATGATGAAATAAGAGGAATACTGTCTTCTGTCAATTTAAACGATACAACAGATCTCGAAAAGAAAAGTGAAATGATCAAAAACATGATCATTATGTCGAAATTGCCTGAGGAAATGGAAAAAGAAATATACGAGAGATTCTCTCAACTGGGTTCAAAATACGTCGCAGTAAGGGCTACAGCTACATCTCCACTAAGTGGTGCAAGTTTCGCTGGTGAGTATGAAACTGATCTATTTGTTACTCAAGAAAATCTCATTCCGAGTATTAAGAGAGTTATTGCGTCGTATTTTAACCCAAGGGCAATAGCTTATAGAATTCTTACTCATAATGAAGCTGGAATGGCAATTTTCGTCCAAACAATGATAAATCCGGTTAGTGCAGGGACTGCGTTCTCAATACATCCCATAACTGAAGAACCAGATTACGTATTTATAGAGTCATCTTTTGGTCTAGGCGAAAGCGTAACAAGAGGCATGGTCACTCCAGATCAATACATAGTGAGCAAGGCTACTAGATCACTGGTAAGTAAAAGGATTTCTGAGAAGGTCATAAAACTAACTTACGATTTTGAGGACAGAAAGATAAAGAGCGTAGAACTGAGTAAGGAGGAAGCATCAGCTGAAAGCCTAAGTGATAATGATGCCATAAGGATTGCAAACATGGTTATAGCTGTAGAAAATATATTTAAGAGAAATATAAATATTGAATGGGCAATGGAAGATAAAAAAGTGTACTTATTGGAAGTGAGAGGGATTAGGCGATTATACCCCGAATTTTAACCATACCTTAATGCTATGCCTAACCCATACCTTGGATACTTCCAAGAGATGTTAGAATAGGGACAAGCAATCCTACAAGCACCACATTCCACACAATTCTCATATGATACTACAATTCTTTTATCTATCCATGAGTAGACGTTTGCAGGGCAGACTGCAATACAAGGTTGGGGAACTCCGTTAACTTCTTCACATTTAAGGCATTTATTGGGATCGATTATGGCTAAATGAGGTTGCTCGTCTTTCTTATATCTTAAAGTGTAAAGTTTTTCCTCTACTCTCATGACTTAAATACCCCCATACCCAATAATAAGTGTTTAAGTAGTTTAGACGTGTCCAATTTAACTTTAGAAAAGTCACTGTAAACCCAACCGTGCAGAAGATCATTAATTGTTTTCACATAATATTTGAAATTCTCCTCCTCTATTAACTCCTTCACTAATGGTCTCCCATTCACAACTCTTCTAACTTCCCTATTTTTCATCAATTCACTTTCATATTTACTGCATTCATAAGATTCTAACGCTGCCTTCCCTGCAACTACTCCAGAGGCCACTGCGGGACCTATACCATTAAATGTTAATGGATCCACCAGACCTATTGCATCTCCAGCCAAATAAACCTTACCTGAACAAGCTTTCCAAGATGGGAATCCATATTCTGGTATAACCTTTGCAGAGTACTCTCTGAGTGACGCTCCTTTGATCAACTCGTTAAAGCCCAATCTCTCCTTGACCTCATCTAATACAGTATAAGGTGTTATTTTTCTCTTTATAAGTATCTTCATCGGAATTCCAGCACCTATTGCCACTGCATCCTTATATACGTAAAGAAATCCCGCGTATGGAACTGGGTCTGTCCCTAATATCCTCCAACTCACACCCTCATCATCAGCCTTGAATCCAAATCGCTTATTAACTTCATCCTTATTTAAACTATAGACCTCTTTAACAGTCTGCGCAGCATGATCTGGGGTTAGATCAGGTCTTATATTAGCTTTCATTGAAACTAGGGCGTTAACACCCTCAGCTAATACTACTCTATCTGCCCTTACTTCTCCCCTGTCAGTCTCTACCTTATATTCATTTCCCTCCCTTTCAACTCCTAACACAGTCGTTTTTGTTATCAGTAGTGCTCCAGCCTTTTCTGCCTGTTGAGCCATCCATTTATCTAATTTTAACCTTGCAACAGTTGCTAAATTTGATTCAACATTTACACTGATTCTCGTTCTACTTGAGTCACTTAGTAAAATCAAATCCACATTCTTTACTTTTCTCTCTATTGGTATAGAAGCTATGTCATAAACTGAAGAGAAATCGTCTAGCCTTATCATAGCTCCGGAAACGTTTTTGGAACCTGGTTCTGGACCTCTTTCTAATAATAGAACTTTGGCTCCTCCTTTAGCTGCTGTTATGGCAGCGGATGAACCAGCTGGTCCAGCTCCAACTACAACTATATCGAACTTCATTCTTAGCTCACCTCTTTTTTCTTAAGCAATTCAACCATTTTAGGTACTATCTCGAAGATATCTCCAACCACTCCAAAATCACAATTCTCGAAAATTGGTGCACTTGGATCCAAGTTTATTGCCCCTATTCTTCTAGAAGATAATATGCCAACTAAGTGTTGCACTGCACCAGAAACTCCCAACGCTATATAAACTTTAGGCCTAATTGTTGTACCAGTTTGGCCAACTTGTCTATCCTTAGGATACCAACCCATATCTGCCAATGGCTTAGAAACTCCCACTACACCACCTAATAATGAGGCGAATTCCTCTACCATCTTTATATTTTCTGGACTTCTAATACCCCTACCTACACCAACTACTATATCTGCTTCCGCTAATATATTCCTCTTCTCTATAACTCTATAATCCAATACCTTAAGTCTGGTGAATAGATCATCAATTTCCTCTCTTACTAATTCTCCTTTTCTACCCGGAACTCTTGGTAATGGCATAAACACACCAGCTCTGACTGTAACCATTACTGGTCTATGTCTAGGACATATTATGGTAGACATTTCTTTACCTCCGAAGTCTGGTCTTGTGGAAAGTAAAACTCCTTTATCATCTACATCGAAGTTAGTACAATCCGCAATTAATCCAGTATTTACTTCAATTGCAGTAGTCGATGCTAGTTCTCTAGTGTTTTTAGTTCCGGGGAAAAATACCGCCTCTGGCTTATACTTCTTTATAACAGTGGCCAATGCCCTAGTGTACACTTCGTTATCATATCTATCGAATCCCTTAGTTTCAACGAAATATACTTTGTCTGCCCCATATTCAAAAGTCTCATCTATTAAGGATTTAGTAGCCTCACCTCCGACTATTACTGCAGAGAGACTAGTATCCATTAGATCTGCAATTCTTCTCGCCTCCCCCATAATCTCAAAAGACGCTCTATTTGGTTTCTCTCCTATATGATCAATATATACCCAAATCTCACCATTTACTTTGACCTTAGGTTTAGGCTTCACATATTCCTTTAATGTACTCTCATCTTCTTTTAACGAGTCGAAAATCTTATCTAAAAACCATTTCGCAGCTTTTTCCACATCTTTCTTACCATCTATTACCTCAGCTTTTCTAGTTTTGGGTGGAGGTTGAACTTTTATTACCTTAGTCGGAGATCCAGCCAAACCGATTTTGTCTGGCTCAGCCTTAATATCATCCTTATTCCATACAGTAACTTTAGCCGTCTTAGCTTTGATCAGGCTTAATATATCTGGTTGCCTTGGCTTATTCGCAACTTCCAATATGGTTAATACTGCGGGAATAGGAGCCTCAATAATTTCTTCATCAAATTCAGTGGTCCTAGTTACCACTATTTTGTCCTTTTCTAACTTCTTTATTTCACTGACATAACCAATAACTGGGACTCCAAGCCATTTTCCAGTCTGAGGTCCTACTTGTTCAGTCTCTCCATCAACTGCTCTTCTACCAAAGAGTATTAGATCCGCCCCACCCAACTTTTGAATTGCCTTAGATATGGTATAGGAGGTTGCCCAAGTATCAGCTCCAGCCATTGCCCTATCGCTTATCAGATAAGCTTCATCAATTCCCATGGCTAGGGCCTCCCTGAGTGCCGAGTCAGCTTGAGGGGGACCCATTGTTATAACTATAGTTTTCGCTCCGTATCTTTCCTTTAATCTAACAGCCTCTTCTATTGCGTGTAAATCTGGGGGATTAATAACAGCTGGTACTCCTTCCCTTACCAAATTATTAGTTACTGGGTCAATCCTTAGCTCATCCACATCTGGGACCTGCTTTATTGAAACAACAACTTTGAGGTCCGGCAATTTTACCTCTATAATGAGTATTCTTGATAGTTTTTAAGATTTCACAAAAAAAGGATGTAATTTAAAGTCCTCGAGTGTAGAGTATAAAATAGTCCCTTTATTGCAAGGATTTCAATGAATCAAAATAAAAATTGTGAAAGAGATAAAAAGAAAAAGGAAATATTATATCTTATACTACTCTTCTTTCCTTCAAAATGTCTTCAATATCAGTAGTCGGTTTTCCTTCAAATTCTATTACATCTTGTGCTGGTGGATTATCCAAATATGATGGAGATCTTTCAACAATTCTTTGCTCGTAAGTTGACACTAGTTCGTTTTGATAGAATACGCCAATTGGTATTCTGTCTCCCCACTCCATACTTTTCAATATAGCCTTACTCATCTTGTCCTCTGCTTCTTCTGGCTTTTTAACCACTGGATCCCAACTTGGATCGTCATCTAACTTGTAAACTCTCTTATCATAATACTCTTTAGTGTGAATATCATTGTAAGTTGGACAAGGTTGCAATACATCAATCATTGCTAATCCCTTATGCTTAATAGCCTTCTTAATTATCTCCTTCAAGTGTTTTACATCATAAGCATATCCCCTTGCGACGAAAGTGTATCCAGCACTTATCGCAAGAGCTATCGGGTTTACGTCGGAATTAATATTGGGTTTTGGTAAACTCTTAGTCTTAACACCTAACTTTAGTGTGGGTGAAGCTTGACCCTTAGTTAATCCGTAAACACCATTATTGTGAACTATTACAGTCAAATCTACATTTCTCCTTCCAGCACTTACGAAATGACCAACACCAATACCTAATTGATCTCCATCTCCGCCATTTACAATAACTTCCAAAGACGGGTTAGCCAATTTTACGCCTATGGCGAAAGTTAATGCCCTGCCATGTAAAGTGTGTACTCCACTTACTGGTAACCTAATAAAGTGAGGAATCTTTCCAGAGCAACCTATACCGCTTACCAACACTACCTTTTTGGGATCTAAGCCAAGTTCTTGGATTGCTTGCTGCTCAGCGCTTAATATGCCGAAATTACCACAACCTGGGCACCAATCGTTCCACTCTACCTTAAGCGCCGCCATGTAAGACCACCTTCCTTTCTCCTTTTTGAACAACTGCTTTTATAGCTTCCTTTACTTCATCTCTCATCATGGGTCTACCATTCCACTTTAATATATGATGTGTAGGTTCAATCCCAGTGTTCAACTTTAACACTTCTCCCGCTTGCCCAAAGTAATTACTTTCCACATCGATTATAAACTCTCTCCCGCTTAATAGCTTCTTCATTAGGTTCTTGGGGAATGGACTAAACATTCTTATCTGAATTAACATTGGTTTAATTCCCTCACTCTCTAACTCTTCCATAGCATCCAATATGGCTCCCTTAGGAGATCCCCAAGTTATTATGGCTATCTTTGAATCAGTATTTCCGAAGATATTAAGCCTGGTCTCCTCTGGTATTTCCTTATCAGCAGTAAACAATTTCTTTATCCTCTTTTCATACATTTTCTCCCTATTTTCACTAGCTTCCGCTATGAACCCATATTCATCATGTTCATCTCCAGTATAATGAATCCTAGTTGCACCCAATGGGGCAAATGGGGATATCCCATCTTCAGTTATTTCAAATCTCTTTAATTCTGGTGTACTTGAATTAATTACAATCTTACCCTTTTCTATCCTTATGTTCTCCATTCCTAATTGTTTCTTGGGAATAATTGAATATGAATTCGCTAGCGCCTTATCTACTAAGTGTATCACCGGCGTTTGATACTTTTGGGCCAAGTTAAGTGCCCACGTACCATCGTGGAAGGCTTCGACGTGATCACCAGATGCGATAACTATTCTGGGGAACTCACCATGTCCTGCGTTTAAAGCGAACATTAAATCAGCTTGAGACGTTCTAGTTGGCTGACCCGTTGAGGGACCTCCTCTGATATAATAAGTGATCACAACTGGTACTTCGTTCATTCCAGCCCATCCCATTCCCTCAACCATTAAGGAGAATCCTGGACCAGAAGTGGCAGTAGCTGCTCTCACTCCAGTTAAGGCAGCACCGGAAGCCATATTTATTGCTGCTAATTCGTCCTCTGCCTGAACAACCACTATTGTAGATTTTCTTTTTTCTCCAGTTTTAGGATCTACAGTGAATACAGTTTGATGTGCCTCTATGAAAACGCTCTCATCGCTTGCTGGAGTTATTGGATAGTATGACTGGAACCTTAATCCACCATAAATCTTACCTATGGCCGCTGCCGTATTACCATCTAAGTTTATTTTGTCCTCATTGTTAGGTAATTCAGGAAGATTGTACATCGGTTGAACTGCTTGCATTGCTAATTGTGCAGCTATAGTATTAATTTTAGCGAAGACTTCTTGCCTAAACGTTCTGGTTATAGAGTTTAATAGGTATTGCTCTTTTAATCCCAACAATTTGTAGGAAGCAGCTATGGCTATGGTGTTCCTAGCTCTATCAGCAACGCT includes:
- the fdhF gene encoding formate dehydrogenase subunit alpha, giving the protein MIFVSIKLAIDNKEIVANERETILSVLKRNGIYIPHICYNEGLVPIESCDSCLVEVNGKLVRACSTRVEDGMNISVNSKRAMEARKTAISRILRYHKLYCSMCENNNGDCVLHESVIKLNINSQKYIEKPYQVDDSGPFYVYDPSQCILCGRCVEACQDFAVNEVIWINWDLNPPRVVWDNGNPIGNSSCVNCGTCVTVCPVNALMEKSMLGEAGYLTWINKDLKKKAIEAIGKAEDNFSLLMTFSEIEANARSSQIKKTKTVCIYCGVGCSFEVWTKGRKILKVEPKPESPANGILTCVKGKFGWDFVNSPERITKPLIREGDRFREASWDEAISYIAKRLKEIKERYGPDSIGFIASDKMSNEEAYLLQKLARGIIGTNNVDNSARYCQAPATIGLWRTVGIGADSGTIKDIENANLIIIVGHNTTESHPVIGSKVKRAKKIKGSKIVVIDVRKHEIAEKADLFIKPKPGTDAAVLAGVTKYLIDQGWVDKEFIDKKVYGFEEFKESIKGFTLDYVESITGVPREQIVKLAEMVHNASSVAVLWGMGVTQHLGGADTSTIISDLLLITGNYGKPGSGAFPMRGHNNVQGVSDFGCLPNYLPGYQKLEDENVIGKFEEAWGVKLNRKAGLQIPEMIEGVLEGKTRALYIVGEDTVMVDCGTPLTKQALEKIDFLVVQDMFMTETAKLADVILPAAASLEKDGTFVNTERRIQRFYKAMEPMGDSKPDWEIIQMVANALGANWSYKHPAEIMDEIAKLCPIFAGVSYSRLEGFNSLLWPVNEDGSDTPLLYTNAFATKDGKAILYPLTWKPPELKDEVHKVTVNTGRVLEHFHVGNMTRRVEGLRRKVPETFVEVSKELASKYAIKNGDLVLVKSKFGGEIRARAIVSDRVEGEEIFIPLYASDPSKGVNNLTGLVIDKASGTPGYKDTPVVIEKIEEGKGESPLPLDNWRFHVNERRRQIGIEVEKKWKREEFKPLTS
- a CDS encoding DUF1641 domain-containing protein; this translates as MEEGGVQTIDKLIEQLIESREAIESFLKLINALQKTGILPLLVGIVNSLDHNLAFLAEQNAMLIRNVNVIYGVLSGKEEAKDISLTELIKQLNDPDVKRGLYLLLKILKAIGSAGKEV
- the fdhD gene encoding formate dehydrogenase accessory sulfurtransferase FdhD, translating into MQVKKFNLVRVKENEEYKDNDFVAVEEPLNIRVCYEKCEDFAIIMRTPGDDKELSLGFLYSEGVINSIRDVESVEQVKDNVVEVRLNKPVKVRIRDLIVNSSCGVCGRAFLYTLNILKSDLKVKKELIFSFPEKLREKQSVFNVSGGLHATALFDPNGELLLIYEDVGRHNAVDKVIGKLLLEDKVPASNYIMQVSGRLGYEIVSKGIKAGIPIICGISAPTSLAIEIAEEAGLTLIGFLRGKSFNIYTHDERIF
- a CDS encoding PEP/pyruvate-binding domain-containing protein, encoding MNYTYLLEEVSLSMVSIVGRKSAYLGELYKMGFNIPKGFIVSSRGVNEAIKDLDDEIRGILSSVNLNDTTDLEKKSEMIKNMIIMSKLPEEMEKEIYERFSQLGSKYVAVRATATSPLSGASFAGEYETDLFVTQENLIPSIKRVIASYFNPRAIAYRILTHNEAGMAIFVQTMINPVSAGTAFSIHPITEEPDYVFIESSFGLGESVTRGMVTPDQYIVSKATRSLVSKRISEKVIKLTYDFEDRKIKSVELSKEEASAESLSDNDAIRIANMVIAVENIFKRNINIEWAMEDKKVYLLEVRGIRRLYPEF
- a CDS encoding ferredoxin family protein gives rise to the protein MRVEEKLYTLRYKKDEQPHLAIIDPNKCLKCEEVNGVPQPCIAVCPANVYSWIDKRIVVSYENCVECGACRIACPYSNISWKYPRYGLGIALRYG
- a CDS encoding NAD(P)/FAD-dependent oxidoreductase, producing the protein MKFDIVVVGAGPAGSSAAITAAKGGAKVLLLERGPEPGSKNVSGAMIRLDDFSSVYDIASIPIERKVKNVDLILLSDSSRTRISVNVESNLATVARLKLDKWMAQQAEKAGALLITKTTVLGVEREGNEYKVETDRGEVRADRVVLAEGVNALVSMKANIRPDLTPDHAAQTVKEVYSLNKDEVNKRFGFKADDEGVSWRILGTDPVPYAGFLYVYKDAVAIGAGIPMKILIKRKITPYTVLDEVKERLGFNELIKGASLREYSAKVIPEYGFPSWKACSGKVYLAGDAIGLVDPLTFNGIGPAVASGVVAGKAALESYECSKYESELMKNREVRRVVNGRPLVKELIEEENFKYYVKTINDLLHGWVYSDFSKVKLDTSKLLKHLLLGMGVFKS
- a CDS encoding FAD-binding protein: MPDLKVVVSIKQVPDVDELRIDPVTNNLVREGVPAVINPPDLHAIEEAVRLKERYGAKTIVITMGPPQADSALREALAMGIDEAYLISDRAMAGADTWATSYTISKAIQKLGGADLILFGRRAVDGETEQVGPQTGKWLGVPVIGYVSEIKKLEKDKIVVTRTTEFDEEIIEAPIPAVLTILEVANKPRQPDILSLIKAKTAKVTVWNKDDIKAEPDKIGLAGSPTKVIKVQPPPKTRKAEVIDGKKDVEKAAKWFLDKIFDSLKEDESTLKEYVKPKPKVKVNGEIWVYIDHIGEKPNRASFEIMGEARRIADLMDTSLSAVIVGGEATKSLIDETFEYGADKVYFVETKGFDRYDNEVYTRALATVIKKYKPEAVFFPGTKNTRELASTTAIEVNTGLIADCTNFDVDDKGVLLSTRPDFGGKEMSTIICPRHRPVMVTVRAGVFMPLPRVPGRKGELVREEIDDLFTRLKVLDYRVIEKRNILAEADIVVGVGRGIRSPENIKMVEEFASLLGGVVGVSKPLADMGWYPKDRQVGQTGTTIRPKVYIALGVSGAVQHLVGILSSRRIGAINLDPSAPIFENCDFGVVGDIFEIVPKMVELLKKKEVS
- a CDS encoding 2-oxoacid:ferredoxin oxidoreductase subunit beta translates to MAALKVEWNDWCPGCGNFGILSAEQQAIQELGLDPKKVVLVSGIGCSGKIPHFIRLPVSGVHTLHGRALTFAIGVKLANPSLEVIVNGGDGDQLGIGVGHFVSAGRRNVDLTVIVHNNGVYGLTKGQASPTLKLGVKTKSLPKPNINSDVNPIALAISAGYTFVARGYAYDVKHLKEIIKKAIKHKGLAMIDVLQPCPTYNDIHTKEYYDKRVYKLDDDPSWDPVVKKPEEAEDKMSKAILKSMEWGDRIPIGVFYQNELVSTYEQRIVERSPSYLDNPPAQDVIEFEGKPTTDIEDILKERRVV
- a CDS encoding 2-oxoacid:ferredoxin oxidoreductase subunit alpha, coding for MRISWMIGGAQGSGVDTSANIFGNAVAASGYYIYGNREYYSNIKGRHSYFNLTISDKPPRSIAQQVEILTSFDAETIFQHFNEVKDVLIYSTEVESTKAEQVQSMEPEITEHVVKFLKEKGYGTTVKDVINYLKKEKGIKVIPIDYMEILKKVADQAKVQLSVADRARNTIAIAASYKLLGLKEQYLLNSITRTFRQEVFAKINTIAAQLAMQAVQPMYNLPELPNNEDKINLDGNTAAAIGKIYGGLRFQSYYPITPASDESVFIEAHQTVFTVDPKTGEKRKSTIVVVQAEDELAAINMASGAALTGVRAATATSGPGFSLMVEGMGWAGMNEVPVVITYYIRGGPSTGQPTRTSQADLMFALNAGHGEFPRIVIASGDHVEAFHDGTWALNLAQKYQTPVIHLVDKALANSYSIIPKKQLGMENIRIEKGKIVINSSTPELKRFEITEDGISPFAPLGATRIHYTGDEHDEYGFIAEASENREKMYEKRIKKLFTADKEIPEETRLNIFGNTDSKIAIITWGSPKGAILDAMEELESEGIKPMLIQIRMFSPFPKNLMKKLLSGREFIIDVESNYFGQAGEVLKLNTGIEPTHHILKWNGRPMMRDEVKEAIKAVVQKGERKVVLHGGA